In the genome of Anabaena cylindrica PCC 7122, the window TTTGGGTTTGTTACAAACCAATAATCAAGAATTATTCCTATTTGGCGAATTTTTAGATAACGATCCCATTCATGTTGAAGCCAGGAAAAAATGGAATCAACGCTGCAAAAATACTCAAGGCTATTGCGGTTTGATTATTTCTAAAGGACTGACAGGCGCTTCCCGTGGGAATCCTCAGTTAAAAGATATGATGGCTCTATTTGAAGCGCGATCGCTCCGTCCCGAAGATTTGGGGATCGGTACTCTCCAACTGATGCCGGAACTGGAATTTGAATAATACTTGATGTAGTTACCACAGGTAAATACCTCATTAGCACTGAGTTCACGAGTCCAGGTTTAATCTGTGGTTATCTACAATTACCGAAGATGTTTATTGCTGCATAATTAATGGAGAGTTGAAAATAATTAGTAGTGCATTATCTATACCTTGAAGAAGCGAAAATTCTTTATCGAAAATTCTTAATGATATTAGGAACTTTGCTATTTCCTGGAAGCAAATTCTGATACTATCGTTTTTTACTTTTGCAATCGAATTCTTTATCCATCCATTAATAAACAGCAACCTGCATGATAATGACAAATAAAAAATGGGCCGTTAAACGTATAACTGTTAACCTAGCAACACAGGAAGCAGAAAAGCTAGAAAAATATTGTCAACAAACAGGTAGACCAGCTACTGATATCATTCGAGAACTGATTAGAAGTTTACCTCTTTCTGAAGACTCTAAGGAGAAAAGCTGAGGAAATAGGAGAGATGGGTAGATAGGGAAGATGGAGAAAATGGAGAAAATGGAGAAGGTATTGATCTTTCTTCTGGCTCCTGCCCGTTTGATTTCGGGTTTTGATTAGCGAAGCGGACGCAGGGTAGCGACTATTTTAATTTTAGATTGTTCAATCCAAAATCTAAAATTCTCCTGTCTCCTGTCTTCTGCCTCCTGCCTCCTGCCTCTTGTTTCCAGCTAAATAGGAAATTCCGACACCAAGGCAGTTACAATTTGTAAAGAAACTGATAGCGCCGTGTGGCGTAAGCCATAAAGGAATAAGGGAATGCGTGTTGCAATTGTAGGTGCAGGACTAGCTGGACTGGCAGCTGCGGTAGATTTAGCTGATGCGGGTTGTGAGGTGCAAATTTTTGAATCTCGCCCGTTTATAGGTGGAAAAGTTGGCAGTTGGGTAGATGGTGATGGCAACCATGTTGAAATGGGGTTACACGTATTTTTTGGCTGCTACTACAATCTATTTAGGTTAATGGAGAAGGTGGGATCTGGTGATAATTTACGCCTAAAAGAACATAGTCATACTTTTATCAATAAAGGTGGGCGCACAGGGGCTTTAGATTTCCGTTTTATCACAGGTGCGCCCTTTAATGGGTTAAAGGCGTTTTTTACAACTTCCCAACTTTCACTCCAGGATAAATTCCAAAATGCGATCGCACTCGGAACTAGCCCCATCGTCCAAGGTTTAATAGACTTTGATGGGGCAATGAAAACTATCCGCAAATTAGATAAAATCAGCTTTTCAGACTGGTTTTATAGTCATGGGGGTAGTAAAGGCAGCATCAAACGTCTATGGAACCCCATCGCTTACGCCCTTGGTTTTATAGATTGTGATAATATTTCTGCCCGTTGTATGTTGACAATTTTCCAGTTTTTCGCAGTCAGAACTGAGGCTTCAATTCTGCGGATGCTGGAAGGTTCACCACAGGAATATTTACATAAACCGATTGTTGAATACTTAGAAGCTAGAGGCACTAAAATATATACCCGTCGTCAAGTGCGGGAAATTCAGTTTGCCGAATCTAATGTTCTTGGGGGAGAAGAAACCCACGTTACAGGTATATTAGTTGCCCAAGGTGATACAGAAGAAGTTATCACCGCTGATGCTTATCTCTGTGCTTGCGATGTACCGGGAATTCAGCGCGTTTTACCCCAAGCATGGCGCAAATGGTCAGAATTTGATAATATTTATAAACTTGATGCTGTCCCAGTCGCTACAGTACAGCTACGCTTTGATGGTTGGGTGACGGAACTAGAAGATGACCAAAAGCGGAAACAATTAAATCATGCGGCTGGTATAGATAATTTGTTATATACCGCAGATGCAGATTTTTCCTGTTTTGCTGATTTAGCTTTGACTAGCCCCGCAGATTATTATCGTCCTGGAGAAGGTTCGTTGTTGCAACTGGTATTGACACCGGGAGATCCCTTTATTAAACAAAGTAATGATGCGATCGCACAACACGTCCTTAAACAAGTCCATGAACTGTTCCCTTCATCCAGAGATTTAAACATGACTTGGTACAGTGTAGTAAAACTGGCTCAGTCTCTCTATCGGGAAGCACCAGGAATGGACGCTTACCGTCCAGACCAAAAAACACCTATACCTAATTTTTTTCTAGCAGGTAGTTATACTCAGCAAGATTATATTGACAGCATGGAAGGCGCAACTATTTCTGGAGGACGTGCAGCTAAGGTGATTCTGGAAAATGTGAAGAAATAGGGAATGGGGAATAGGGAATAGGGATTTAATTACCAATCACCAATTACCAATTATCAATCACCAATTACCAATTATCAATTATCAATCTAAAATCTAATGGCTGAATGGTTAGAGCATAGTGTGCAGGTAGAAGTTGAGGTTCCTATAGAATTAGTATGGAGCCTCTGGTCTGATTTAGAGCAAATGCCTCGTTGGATGAAGTGGATTGATTCGGTGAAAATTTTACCAGATGATCCAGAGATATCCCTGTGGAAATTGAGTACTGGTGGTTGGGATTTTACCTGGAAATCTCGCATGCTCAAAATTATTCCTAATCAAATTATCCAATGGGAATCAGTTGATGGTTTACCAAATCAGGGTGCAATTCGCTTTTATGATCGCCATACTAGCAGCGTTGTCAAAATGACTGTTTCCTACGCTATTCCTGGATTTTTGGGCAAACTCATGGATAATTTGTTTTTGGGAAAGGTGGTAGAGTCCACTATTCAAGCAGATTTGGAGCGGTTTAAGGAATACGCTTTGAATAAAGTCTGAGACAAATATATTTTCTCTAGGACTTACCCAAAAAGGTGGTGAAAGTCGTGATCTACCGTAGGGGTTCAGAGGGAACAGAAAAAACTCATGTTTAGAAACATGAGATTGAAATAATGACACTGTTTTTTTTGACTGAGCTTTAAACTCAGAACTAAAGTTTCTTATCTGTCCCCTATTCCCTGTTCCCTTTTTTGTAATTATTAAAACATCATAAATAAAATGGTAATTAAAATTATATATGCTAAACATACTGACAGGCAATCTAGTCCTGATTTACAAAAATTAAGAAACTCTTGATAAATTAGGTGATTGTCTAAAAAATAATGATTATCACTTGAGAAAAGGAGTCAATATGTTTACTTTTAAGAATACACTTGTATTTCTCTATAAAATCTTAAATCGTTTTATCCCTACACAATGTAACAGATATCAATATAACTACAATTATCTAGAGCCTTTGGCTATGACGGATATTCCTGAATTACCAATAATCAATTTTCCTTTATTACCTAAAGATGAACTTCCCAGCGCTCAATGGCTGGGTTTATTATTAACTGTCATCACCATTCTTAATCTCAACAATACCTCTAAATCTACTCATGGCAATGCAAAAAATATTCCTAATAGTGACAGCCAAACTGATCAATCATTTTTAGATAACAAGCTTAGTTCTTTAAAAAACATCAACAACAACATCAGTACGATTAGAGATCAAGAAGATTCTGATGATTATTTAAACAGCTATATTTCAGATTTATTATTAACATTAAAACAAATTGATGATAATTTAAACCTTGATGAGCAAATTCATCCGTATCTCCAGCAAAGACTTTTTGAACAAGCCAATAAAGATATAAAAGTAGTAAAAGTAGAAAAACAATTTACAGATTTATTAAATAAAAATCCTCAACCAGTAGTAGCCAAATCGAATAAAGAATCTACCAAAGCATTTTTTAAAGAAATTATCAAATACAATGCCAAATTATTAGAATTAGCTGAACATCAAACTCCAATTGCAGAAACTTCTGTAGAAATATCTAAAAACTCTGAAAATGGTCTTGAGGATTTCGACAAACAATTTAGAGTGATATCTAAACCAGAAATTGCTAATAAATTCCAAGAAGATTTAGTTTTTGCTTATATGCAGGTAGCTGGACCTAACCCAGTCATGCTCAAGCAAATCAAACAAATAGATCCGCGCTTACCAATTACTGACGAAAAATACCAAGAAATTATTACCCAAATCGCAGGTATTGCCGATTCTCTGGAAGCAGCAATACAAGAAGGTCGGCTTTATTTAGCAGACTATGATTTATTAAATAACTTAGTAGATGGTAGTTTTCCTCAAGCACAAAAATATGTTGCTGCTCCCATTGCGCTATTTGCTGTACCGCCGCTGAGTAGTTCATCTCGTTATCTATTACCTATAGCAATTAGTTGTCAGCAGTCTATATTTACACCCCTGGAAACAGGAACTTGGATGACTGCTAAGAACATTGTGCAGATGGCTGATAGCAACTATCACGAGTTGGTAAGTCATCTAGGCCGGACACATTTAGTTATTGAGCCTTTTATTGTTGCAACTAATCATTTACCCAATAATCACTTAATCAAACAACTCCTGAAACCTCATCTTCAGGGTACTGTCCTCATAAATTATGGCGCTCATAAATCTTTAATAGCACCAAAAGGGATTATAGATTCACTCTTAGTTGGTACTATTGAATCTGAACAAAAATTAGCAATTAAAGCAGCACAAAGTTATTTGTTTAATTTTCATGAGGTAGCATTTCCTGATACTTTAAATAGTCGGGGCGTTAATAATGCTGACCAGCTACCAATTTATCCTTACCGAGATGACGGAACATTAATTTGGAATGCTATTTATAAATGGGTTTATGCCTATTTAAGTTATTTTTATACGAATGATGGGTTAATTTTTGCTGATAAAAATTTACAGCGTTGGTCTGGTAAATTAGCTAGTCCCAAAGGGGGACGGTTGAAAAATTTTGGTGAGGATGCAGAAGGAAAAATTAAAACACTAGATTATTTAGTTAAAACAATCTCGACGATTATTTTTACAGCCAGCGCTCAACACGCTGCTGTGAATTTTCCGCAACGTGGAATGATGATATATACGCCAGCATTTCCTTTCGCTCGCTATACTCCAGCACCAACAAATTCCCAAGAATCGGAAGATTTTATCAATGGTCTACCATCGCTAGAAAAAGCACAAGAACAGATAAATATCCTCTATTTGCTCGGTTCTTTATACTACACTAAGCTGGGTGAGTATCCCACATCAATTTCTCAAGGCAACCAAAAATTGAAAGTTGCTTTGCAGGATTTTCATCAAGATTTACAAGAAATTGAGCAGAGAATTAATCAACGAAATAGTGAAAGGATGATAGCTTACAAGTATTTATTGCCTTCCAGAATTCCGCAAAGTATCAACATTTAGGGCTAGGAGTCAGGAGTCAAATAGAACTTACGCAATAAAACCTCTCAAACTCTTATTTCTCTGCGTCCTCTGCGGTATGTCTTCGACACGCTTCGCTTTAGCGATACGATTTTCCGTGACTGGTGCGTAAGTCCTATCAAAAATAATATGGAGTAAGCTTTTTAGCGATTGCGAACTGTTGGTTTATTTACGCTGTGCTGTACTAGCCATTAATTACCAAGTTGGATCGCTAAACAAATTAATGGTCAATTTCTCCTTTTCTGGTGGAACTGGAGTAATGCAAGCACGAATGACTTCCCCATCATCTAGTTCGACTGTGCAAGCATGACAAGTCCCCATTAGACAACCAGTGGGAATGGAGACTCCTGCCCGATCTGCTACATCTAACAGGGATTCTCCTACTTCAGCATTAACGGTGACATCATCTGGTAAGAAGTGGATGCTAATACTCATGAGATAAGTGTTTATCTAAGACAAAAATGGAGTTAGGTTTAAATGGCTTTCAATTTGAGTGGCTAAAGAGTCCAAAATTTGCTCTCGCTGTTCTCGATAATTAGCAACTCCTGTGGGTAAAGATTTCAAGCCGCGCTGTTGACGGAGACGGTTAAGCCAAGCACGTCGCCAAGGGCCATTATCAAACAAACCGTGTAAATAACTGCCCCAAACAGATTGACAACTATCCACTAGTCCTAAATTAATATCATCAAATAGGGGTTGGTAGGCTTTAGAATCTATTTCTGGCTGTTCTATGCGCGATCGCCCTTGATGAATTTCAAATCCATTTACAGGTAAGCCCATTTGCGGATAATTGGAAGTAACTTGACGCTGACGAGCAATTTTTTGTCCTGTCATTACTGTTTTGATGGGTAATAAATTTAACCCTTGAAACCTACCAGCTTGTCCCTCTACTCCTTCTGGATCTGCTATCATCTGACCTAGCATTTGATAACCGCCACAGATACCTAAAACTGTTCCCCCAGAAGCAGCATAATGTTGAATGGCTTCCGCCATGCCGCTTTTTTGCAAAACTATCAAGTCGGCAATTGTAGTTTTTGTTCCTGGTAGAATTACTGCGTCAGGATGCCCTAA includes:
- a CDS encoding ribbon-helix-helix protein, CopG family; its protein translation is MIMTNKKWAVKRITVNLATQEAEKLEKYCQQTGRPATDIIRELIRSLPLSEDSKEKS
- the zds gene encoding 9,9'-di-cis-zeta-carotene desaturase; translation: MRVAIVGAGLAGLAAAVDLADAGCEVQIFESRPFIGGKVGSWVDGDGNHVEMGLHVFFGCYYNLFRLMEKVGSGDNLRLKEHSHTFINKGGRTGALDFRFITGAPFNGLKAFFTTSQLSLQDKFQNAIALGTSPIVQGLIDFDGAMKTIRKLDKISFSDWFYSHGGSKGSIKRLWNPIAYALGFIDCDNISARCMLTIFQFFAVRTEASILRMLEGSPQEYLHKPIVEYLEARGTKIYTRRQVREIQFAESNVLGGEETHVTGILVAQGDTEEVITADAYLCACDVPGIQRVLPQAWRKWSEFDNIYKLDAVPVATVQLRFDGWVTELEDDQKRKQLNHAAGIDNLLYTADADFSCFADLALTSPADYYRPGEGSLLQLVLTPGDPFIKQSNDAIAQHVLKQVHELFPSSRDLNMTWYSVVKLAQSLYREAPGMDAYRPDQKTPIPNFFLAGSYTQQDYIDSMEGATISGGRAAKVILENVKK
- a CDS encoding SRPBCC family protein, which codes for MAEWLEHSVQVEVEVPIELVWSLWSDLEQMPRWMKWIDSVKILPDDPEISLWKLSTGGWDFTWKSRMLKIIPNQIIQWESVDGLPNQGAIRFYDRHTSSVVKMTVSYAIPGFLGKLMDNLFLGKVVESTIQADLERFKEYALNKV
- a CDS encoding lipoxygenase family protein, with the translated sequence MFTFKNTLVFLYKILNRFIPTQCNRYQYNYNYLEPLAMTDIPELPIINFPLLPKDELPSAQWLGLLLTVITILNLNNTSKSTHGNAKNIPNSDSQTDQSFLDNKLSSLKNINNNISTIRDQEDSDDYLNSYISDLLLTLKQIDDNLNLDEQIHPYLQQRLFEQANKDIKVVKVEKQFTDLLNKNPQPVVAKSNKESTKAFFKEIIKYNAKLLELAEHQTPIAETSVEISKNSENGLEDFDKQFRVISKPEIANKFQEDLVFAYMQVAGPNPVMLKQIKQIDPRLPITDEKYQEIITQIAGIADSLEAAIQEGRLYLADYDLLNNLVDGSFPQAQKYVAAPIALFAVPPLSSSSRYLLPIAISCQQSIFTPLETGTWMTAKNIVQMADSNYHELVSHLGRTHLVIEPFIVATNHLPNNHLIKQLLKPHLQGTVLINYGAHKSLIAPKGIIDSLLVGTIESEQKLAIKAAQSYLFNFHEVAFPDTLNSRGVNNADQLPIYPYRDDGTLIWNAIYKWVYAYLSYFYTNDGLIFADKNLQRWSGKLASPKGGRLKNFGEDAEGKIKTLDYLVKTISTIIFTASAQHAAVNFPQRGMMIYTPAFPFARYTPAPTNSQESEDFINGLPSLEKAQEQINILYLLGSLYYTKLGEYPTSISQGNQKLKVALQDFHQDLQEIEQRINQRNSERMIAYKYLLPSRIPQSINI
- a CDS encoding 2Fe-2S iron-sulfur cluster-binding protein → MSISIHFLPDDVTVNAEVGESLLDVADRAGVSIPTGCLMGTCHACTVELDDGEVIRACITPVPPEKEKLTINLFSDPTW